A single Flavobacterium sp. 1 DNA region contains:
- a CDS encoding alpha-L-fucosidase, whose translation MKSKLLIASCILFSFPVLAQEKYASPIREGNEPVAAGKFAPTWQSLQQYKTPKWFQNAKFGIWAHWGPQCQPEQGDWFGRFMYNEGGDQYKWFVEHYGHPFKVGFKEVINDWKAQNWDPEKLVALYKRAGAQYFFAMANHHDNLDLWDSKYQEWNSVRVGPKKDIISGWSKAAKKYNLPFGLSVHASHTWTWFETSQRSDKNGALADVPYDGKLTKADGKGTWWEGLDPKELYAQNHPLSEKSDKDIFALWNQWDWGNGASIPSQAYCEKFYNRTIDLINKYNPDLIYFDDSVLPLYPVSDAGLKIAADFYNHNMATHNNKLEAVLFGKMLNDEQKKCMVWDVERGAPDKAQDLPWQTCTCIGDWHYSKSIYENNGYKSAATVIHMLIDIVSKNGNLLLNIPVKGDGTIDDKEVAILEKIAAWMDVNKESIFDTRPWKRYGEGPASEAIKQVNNQSFNEGKVKLSANDIRYNQNGKILYATLLGVPSDNISLKLLGRNKYNGKIKSIEILGSKEKLSWKQSGYSLVITKPKVIPNDIAIVLKIKQ comes from the coding sequence ATGAAAAGTAAATTACTCATAGCATCCTGTATACTGTTCTCATTCCCTGTGCTGGCGCAGGAAAAATATGCTTCGCCGATAAGGGAAGGTAATGAACCGGTTGCTGCCGGAAAGTTTGCACCAACCTGGCAATCGCTGCAGCAATATAAAACCCCGAAGTGGTTCCAAAATGCCAAGTTCGGGATATGGGCTCATTGGGGACCTCAATGCCAGCCGGAACAAGGAGACTGGTTTGGGAGATTTATGTATAACGAAGGCGGTGACCAATATAAATGGTTTGTTGAACATTACGGGCATCCATTCAAAGTTGGGTTTAAAGAAGTCATTAATGACTGGAAAGCCCAAAATTGGGATCCTGAAAAACTTGTAGCGCTGTACAAACGGGCTGGGGCCCAATATTTCTTTGCCATGGCAAATCATCATGACAATCTTGATTTATGGGATAGCAAATATCAGGAATGGAACTCCGTACGTGTGGGACCTAAAAAAGATATTATCAGTGGTTGGTCAAAAGCAGCTAAAAAATATAATCTTCCATTCGGACTTAGTGTACACGCTTCACATACATGGACGTGGTTTGAAACATCCCAGCGATCAGATAAAAACGGAGCGCTGGCAGATGTTCCGTACGACGGAAAGCTTACCAAAGCCGATGGTAAAGGAACATGGTGGGAAGGGCTTGATCCGAAGGAGCTTTATGCCCAAAATCATCCTTTGAGCGAAAAAAGCGATAAAGATATATTTGCTCTTTGGAATCAGTGGGATTGGGGCAATGGTGCCTCAATACCTTCGCAGGCTTATTGTGAAAAATTCTATAATCGTACCATTGACCTTATCAATAAGTATAATCCCGATTTGATTTATTTTGATGATAGCGTACTGCCGCTTTACCCGGTAAGCGATGCGGGATTAAAAATTGCGGCTGATTTTTATAACCATAATATGGCAACCCACAATAACAAGCTGGAGGCTGTCCTGTTCGGGAAAATGCTGAACGATGAACAAAAAAAATGCATGGTATGGGATGTAGAAAGAGGTGCACCGGATAAAGCCCAGGATCTTCCATGGCAAACATGTACCTGTATTGGCGACTGGCACTACAGTAAGTCAATTTATGAAAATAATGGATACAAATCCGCGGCTACAGTAATCCACATGTTGATCGATATTGTCAGTAAAAATGGAAACCTGCTGCTTAATATTCCTGTTAAAGGAGACGGCACGATCGATGATAAGGAGGTTGCAATTCTTGAAAAAATAGCGGCCTGGATGGACGTGAACAAAGAAAGTATTTTTGATACACGCCCGTGGAAACGCTATGGTGAGGGGCCTGCTTCTGAAGCAATAAAACAAGTTAATAACCAAAGCTTCAATGAAGGAAAAGTAAAGTTGTCTGCCAATGACATTCGCTATAATCAAAATGGGAAAATTCTTTATGCAACTCTTTTAGGTGTGCCCTCAGATAACATTAGCTTGAAATTGCTTGGTAGGAATAAATATAATGGTAAAATTAAGAGTATTGAAATCCTTGGAAGCAAAGAGAAACTTTCATGGAAACAATCGGGCTATTCATTGGTAATTACAAAACCAAAAGTTATACCGAACGATATCGCCATAGTATTAAAAATAAAACAGTAA
- a CDS encoding L-rhamnose mutarotase: MQILFKRYCKTMELLDDSALIEAYKKAHAKGAAWPEITQGMKEVGILDMEIYLIGTRLFMIMDTTADFDHDKAMAKLALKPRQSEWEVHMAQFQDSSATATANQKWQLMDRIYEMDK; the protein is encoded by the coding sequence ATGCAAATCTTATTTAAACGTTATTGTAAAACCATGGAATTGCTTGATGATTCTGCATTAATCGAAGCATATAAAAAAGCACATGCAAAAGGAGCGGCATGGCCGGAAATAACCCAAGGAATGAAAGAAGTGGGAATTCTAGATATGGAAATCTATCTTATTGGAACAAGACTTTTCATGATTATGGATACCACAGCAGATTTTGATCACGACAAGGCAATGGCCAAATTAGCACTAAAGCCGCGTCAAAGCGAATGGGAAGTGCATATGGCACAATTTCAGGATAGCTCTGCCACGGCAACAGCAAACCAAAAATGGCAATTGATGGATCGAATTTACGAAATGGACAAATAA